A single genomic interval of Flavihumibacter rivuli harbors:
- a CDS encoding vitamin B12-dependent ribonucleotide reductase produces the protein MANKKTAPKGLQFSRRFTKEGVDVFDLFEYDYRTSVIRNPSGEKVFEMNNVEVPKGWSQIATDILAQKYFRKAGVPQPDGSLGRETSAKQVAHRMANCWRVWGERYGYFASEEDAQVFYEELVYSILNQGCVPNSPQWFNTGLYESYGIKGKPQGHYFVDPNDGQLKKSTSAYERPQPHACFILSVEDDLVNDGGIMDLWVREARIFKYGSGVGTNFSNIRGEGEKLSGGGTSSGLMSFLKIGDRAAGAIKSGGTTRRAAKMVCLDLDHPEIVDFIDWKVEEEKKVGALIAAGYASDYEGEAYRTVSGQNSNNSVRIPNSFFEKLEAGEDWELKARTDGRVMKKVPSRELWNKIAYAAWRCADPGTQYDTTINEWHTCPEGGPIRASNPCSEYMFLDNTACNLASANLMKFYDADTNVFDVEGYAYTCRLWTVVLEISVLMAQFPSKEVAQLSYDYRTLGLGYANLGTMLMVSGIPYDSEEARGIAGAITAIMTGVAYKTSAELAQILGPFAKYEENKQHMLRVMRNHRAAAYDANEAYEGLSIKPQGIQAKYCPENLLKAATKAWDEAVQLGEKYGYRNAQTTVIAPTGTIGLVMDCDTTGVEPDFALVKFKKLSGGGYFKIINQSVPVALRNLGYSEKEIDAIIKYAVGAASFSGAPFINHQTLSEKGFIAEEIKKLDEAVKAAFEIGFVFNRFTLGDACLERLGFTADQYSDWNFNLLEALGFTDEQIDAANDYVCGTMTVEGAPYLKPEHLSVFDCANKCGKKGERYIHAHGHIRMMGAVQPFISGAISKTINLPNEAQVEEIADCYMLSWKLGLKANALYRDGSKLSQPLSNKSDKKKKTEEAAAEEVVETAAPASESNMIDLGKLTIEELLEEVQKRVQASPDTKLKRQLARIVERRTLPAKRRGYTQKAKINGQALFVRTGEYGDGTLGEIFIDMAKEGATMRSMLNCFAIAVSIGLQYGVPLEEFVEKFVFTRFEPAGMVDHPNIKSTTSIVDFIFRSLAYEYLDRSDLVHVLDKPEVMNTGDDDWDEQPSAMEYEKKTPELSDVRIVASSQPSKPTESGKSVKAASGVKVESGGGLDALNAANKSMQSDAPACNVCGHLTIRSGTCYKCLNCGNSLGCS, from the coding sequence ATGGCCAATAAAAAAACAGCACCAAAAGGGCTGCAGTTCAGCCGTCGCTTCACCAAAGAAGGCGTTGACGTTTTCGACCTGTTCGAATACGATTATCGTACCTCAGTAATCAGGAACCCTAGTGGGGAGAAAGTGTTTGAGATGAATAATGTGGAGGTTCCGAAAGGTTGGAGCCAGATCGCAACGGATATCCTTGCCCAGAAGTATTTCCGTAAGGCAGGGGTTCCCCAGCCGGATGGCAGCCTGGGTCGCGAAACTTCGGCCAAGCAGGTAGCCCATCGTATGGCCAACTGCTGGAGGGTGTGGGGTGAGCGTTACGGTTATTTCGCTTCCGAAGAGGATGCCCAGGTATTCTACGAGGAGCTGGTATATTCTATTCTCAACCAGGGCTGTGTTCCCAACAGTCCGCAGTGGTTCAATACCGGTCTGTACGAAAGCTATGGCATCAAGGGTAAGCCCCAGGGCCACTATTTCGTTGACCCCAATGATGGCCAGCTGAAAAAATCAACTTCCGCTTATGAGCGCCCCCAGCCCCACGCCTGCTTCATCCTGAGCGTGGAAGATGACCTTGTGAATGATGGTGGTATCATGGACCTTTGGGTTCGTGAAGCCAGGATCTTCAAATATGGTTCCGGTGTGGGTACCAACTTCTCCAATATCCGTGGTGAAGGGGAGAAGCTGAGTGGTGGTGGAACCTCATCCGGTTTGATGAGCTTCCTTAAGATCGGTGACCGTGCTGCCGGTGCCATCAAGAGTGGTGGTACTACCCGTCGTGCTGCCAAGATGGTTTGTCTTGACCTTGACCATCCCGAGATCGTGGATTTCATCGACTGGAAGGTGGAAGAAGAGAAGAAGGTGGGTGCCCTGATCGCCGCTGGTTATGCCAGCGACTATGAAGGGGAAGCTTACCGCACCGTGAGTGGCCAGAACTCCAATAACTCTGTTCGTATCCCCAACAGCTTCTTCGAGAAACTGGAAGCCGGTGAGGATTGGGAACTGAAAGCCCGTACTGACGGAAGGGTAATGAAGAAAGTACCTTCCCGTGAGTTGTGGAATAAGATCGCCTATGCCGCATGGCGCTGCGCTGATCCCGGTACCCAGTACGACACTACCATCAATGAATGGCATACTTGTCCGGAAGGTGGACCTATCAGGGCTTCCAACCCTTGCTCCGAGTACATGTTCCTGGACAATACCGCATGTAACCTGGCATCTGCTAACCTCATGAAGTTCTACGATGCGGATACCAATGTATTTGATGTGGAAGGCTATGCTTATACCTGCCGGCTCTGGACTGTAGTATTGGAGATCTCCGTACTGATGGCCCAGTTCCCATCAAAGGAAGTTGCCCAGTTGTCTTATGACTACAGGACCCTCGGCCTGGGTTATGCGAACCTGGGTACCATGCTGATGGTAAGCGGTATTCCTTATGATAGTGAAGAAGCCCGCGGAATCGCCGGTGCCATCACTGCTATCATGACTGGTGTCGCCTACAAGACCTCCGCGGAACTTGCCCAGATACTCGGACCTTTCGCGAAGTATGAAGAGAACAAACAGCACATGCTGCGTGTAATGCGCAACCACCGTGCTGCCGCATATGATGCCAACGAGGCTTACGAAGGCCTGAGCATCAAACCCCAGGGAATCCAGGCAAAGTATTGTCCTGAAAACCTGCTGAAGGCTGCCACCAAGGCCTGGGATGAAGCTGTCCAGCTGGGTGAAAAATATGGTTACCGCAACGCCCAAACCACTGTAATTGCGCCTACCGGTACCATCGGCCTGGTTATGGACTGCGATACCACAGGTGTAGAGCCGGACTTCGCCCTGGTGAAGTTCAAGAAACTGAGTGGTGGTGGTTATTTCAAGATCATCAACCAGTCCGTACCTGTTGCCCTGAGGAACCTGGGCTACAGCGAAAAAGAAATTGACGCTATCATTAAATATGCGGTAGGTGCTGCAAGCTTCTCCGGTGCTCCTTTCATCAACCACCAGACACTGAGTGAGAAAGGATTCATTGCCGAAGAGATCAAGAAGCTGGATGAAGCAGTGAAGGCTGCCTTCGAGATCGGTTTCGTATTCAACCGCTTCACACTGGGTGATGCCTGTCTTGAAAGGCTTGGTTTCACCGCTGACCAGTATTCCGATTGGAACTTCAACCTGCTCGAAGCCCTTGGTTTCACCGATGAGCAGATCGATGCTGCAAACGACTACGTATGCGGTACCATGACCGTGGAAGGTGCACCTTACCTGAAGCCTGAGCACCTGTCTGTATTTGACTGTGCCAACAAATGTGGTAAGAAAGGTGAGCGCTATATCCATGCCCATGGCCATATCAGGATGATGGGAGCTGTACAGCCATTCATCAGTGGTGCTATTTCCAAGACCATCAACCTGCCTAACGAAGCACAGGTGGAAGAGATCGCTGATTGCTATATGCTGAGCTGGAAGCTAGGCCTGAAGGCAAACGCACTCTACCGTGATGGTTCCAAACTGAGCCAGCCCCTGAGCAACAAGAGCGACAAGAAGAAAAAGACCGAAGAAGCAGCAGCAGAAGAAGTTGTAGAAACTGCAGCCCCTGCTTCAGAATCGAACATGATCGACCTCGGTAAGCTGACCATTGAAGAGCTGCTGGAGGAAGTGCAGAAACGTGTACAGGCATCACCTGATACCAAACTAAAGCGCCAGCTGGCACGTATCGTGGAGAGAAGGACACTTCCTGCCAAGCGCCGTGGTTATACCCAGAAGGCCAAGATCAATGGACAGGCCCTCTTCGTTCGCACCGGTGAATACGGTGATGGTACCCTCGGTGAGATCTTCATCGATATGGCAAAAGAAGGTGCAACCATGAGGAGCATGCTGAACTGCTTCGCTATCGCGGTGTCCATCGGCCTGCAGTATGGTGTGCCCCTGGAAGAGTTCGTGGAGAAGTTCGTCTTCACCAGGTTCGAGCCCGCGGGTATGGTTGACCACCCAAATATCAAGAGCACTACCTCCATTGTAGACTTCATCTTCCGTTCACTGGCCTATGAATACCTGGATCGTTCCGACCTGGTACATGTGCTGGACAAGCCGGAAGTCATGAATACAGGTGATGATGACTGGGATGAACAGCCTTCTGCCATGGAGTATGAAAAAAAAACACCTGAGCTGAGTGATGTGCGCATCGTAGCTTCTTCACAACCCTCAAAGCCAACCGAAAGCGGCAAATCAGTAAAGGCTGCTTCTGGTGTAAAGGTGGAAAGCGGTGGTGGCCTGGATGCCCTGAATGCAGCAAACAAGTCCATGCAAAGTGACGCACCGGCCTGTAATGTTTGTGGTCACCTGACCATTCGCAGCGGTACCTGCTACAAGTGCCTGAACTGCGGTAACAGCCTGGGTTGCAGCTAA
- a CDS encoding fatty acid desaturase family protein — protein sequence MAKVTFNNKNKAFFNALKTRVDAYFQENKIKRTGNFELYAKTAVLIPGAVLIYVSLLFFPIPAAVKLLMSGVLGAILASIGFNVMHDACHGSYSSKKWVNDVLGLTLNALGGNAFIWKFKHNIIHHTYTNVDGLDDDIAKSPLMRQCRTQKWVPAHRYQHIYVVLVYAISSFAWVAMMDFNKYFKARVNNTPLQKMTFSDHLVFWVSKVLYVIFYVAIPVYFLGWGPWAIGFTVMHLVMGLTLALVFQLAHVVEHAEFEFAGADPVQIENEWAIHQVKTTANFAPRNKFINWFVGGLNYQIEHHLFPRISHVHYPALSEIVQDTCKQFNLTYNTFPTMTAAVASHFRMMKQLGQEE from the coding sequence ATGGCTAAAGTTACTTTCAACAACAAGAACAAAGCGTTCTTCAATGCCCTGAAAACAAGGGTCGATGCGTATTTCCAGGAAAACAAGATCAAGCGTACGGGTAATTTCGAACTCTACGCAAAAACAGCAGTGCTCATTCCGGGTGCCGTGCTGATCTATGTAAGTCTGTTGTTTTTTCCGATTCCTGCTGCAGTGAAGCTCCTCATGAGTGGTGTGCTGGGTGCGATCCTGGCCAGTATCGGCTTCAATGTGATGCACGATGCCTGTCACGGCAGCTATTCAAGTAAGAAATGGGTGAATGATGTGTTGGGGTTGACCCTTAATGCCCTTGGTGGCAATGCATTCATCTGGAAATTCAAGCACAATATCATTCACCATACCTATACCAATGTGGATGGACTGGATGACGATATTGCCAAAAGCCCGTTGATGCGACAGTGCAGGACACAGAAATGGGTGCCTGCCCACAGGTATCAGCATATCTATGTAGTGCTGGTCTATGCGATCTCTTCCTTTGCCTGGGTGGCGATGATGGACTTTAACAAGTATTTCAAAGCAAGGGTCAACAATACACCGCTACAGAAAATGACCTTCAGTGACCACCTTGTCTTTTGGGTAAGCAAGGTGTTGTATGTTATCTTCTATGTAGCCATACCGGTGTATTTCCTTGGCTGGGGTCCATGGGCGATCGGGTTTACTGTGATGCACCTGGTAATGGGACTCACGCTGGCGTTGGTTTTCCAGCTGGCCCACGTGGTGGAGCATGCAGAGTTTGAATTTGCAGGGGCTGATCCTGTGCAGATCGAGAATGAATGGGCTATCCACCAGGTGAAGACCACGGCTAATTTTGCACCGCGCAATAAGTTTATCAACTGGTTTGTTGGTGGCTTGAATTACCAGATCGAACACCACCTGTTCCCGCGCATCAGTCACGTGCATTATCCTGCACTGAGTGAGATCGTCCAGGATACCTGTAAGCAGTTCAATCTTACCTATAATACCTTTCCTACCATGACAGCGGCAGTGGCTTCGCATTTCAGGATGATGAAGCAGTTGGGCCAGGAGGAATAG
- a CDS encoding DUF2490 domain-containing protein, protein MRRIVLILLLSQAVAGTGLGQTTNSAWLASFNTFSINKKFSLHFDAQFRTGDDYSTMQTLLLRPGVNYRLNTRSIFSLGYAWISNRRTIDGVTGYIPENRIWEQYIFNHHAGVAHMVHRFRLEQRFINKPLVEGDELNYRGTDFAHRFRYFFRTILPFNGQKPFQKGFFGALQDEVFLNYGDNSAVNNKSFDQNRAYIALGYRLNPRYDLEAGYMNQYVAGRGNAFTNNHIIQMAFYTRLRQ, encoded by the coding sequence ATGCGAAGAATTGTCCTGATCCTTCTTTTGTCACAGGCTGTTGCCGGTACTGGCCTGGGCCAGACTACCAACAGCGCCTGGTTGGCTTCTTTCAATACATTTTCCATAAATAAGAAATTCAGTCTCCACTTTGATGCCCAATTCCGTACCGGTGACGATTACAGCACCATGCAGACCCTTTTGCTCAGGCCGGGCGTGAACTACAGGCTGAATACCAGGTCCATTTTCTCCCTTGGTTATGCCTGGATCAGCAACCGCAGGACCATTGATGGGGTAACCGGCTATATACCGGAAAACAGGATCTGGGAACAATATATCTTCAACCACCATGCAGGCGTGGCCCATATGGTGCATCGCTTCAGGCTTGAGCAGCGCTTTATCAACAAGCCACTGGTGGAAGGGGATGAACTGAATTACCGCGGCACCGATTTCGCCCATCGCTTCCGCTATTTTTTCAGGACCATCCTCCCTTTCAATGGCCAGAAGCCTTTCCAGAAAGGCTTCTTCGGGGCCTTACAGGATGAAGTATTCCTGAATTACGGAGATAACTCCGCTGTTAACAATAAAAGTTTTGACCAGAACAGGGCCTATATCGCCCTTGGCTATCGCCTGAACCCAAGATATGATCTTGAAGCAGGCTATATGAACCAATACGTAGCCGGACGCGGAAATGCCTTCACCAATAACCACATTATCCAGATGGCATTCTACACCAGGTTGCGCCAGTGA
- a CDS encoding NAD+ synthase → MKIALAQQNYHIGNFALNTEKIIGAIEQAKAAGADLVVFSELSVCGYPPRDFLEFDDFLDECYAAIDRIRAHADSIGVIVGGPQRNPVKEGKDLFNAAWFLYEGEVKAVVQKTCLPTYDVFDEYRYFEPAYEWQVIPFKGKRIALTICEDIWALSENPLYRIHPMDKLMPQQPDLMINISASPFDYDHDEDRKEVIRANVVKYGLPMFYCNCVGSQTEIVFDGGSVVYDDGGNLVAELGYFEEDFSVVDLSDLKGKAAAAISPQKTMDKEMRVSRVSDPNQIINFLVNENNIAQIYQALVLGIRDYFAKMGFTKAILGSSGGIDSAVTLAIACDALGKDNVRAILMPSQFSTDHSVSDAEQLSRNLGNPYDIIPIKPVFDAFLDSLKPVFGDLPFSVAEENIQSRTRGNLVMAIANKFGYILLNTSNKSELATGYGTLYGDMAGGLSVLGDVYKMQVYALARHINREKEIIPVNIITKAPSAELRPGQKDSDSLPEYDLLDKVLFQYIERRQGPKELIGMGIDEALVRRVLKLVNTNEYKRNQFCPIIRVSSKAFGVGRRMPIVGKYLS, encoded by the coding sequence ATGAAAATAGCACTGGCACAACAGAACTACCATATTGGCAATTTTGCCCTGAACACGGAAAAGATCATTGGTGCAATTGAACAGGCAAAGGCGGCGGGTGCCGACCTGGTAGTGTTTTCCGAATTGTCGGTATGTGGTTATCCTCCCCGGGATTTCCTGGAGTTCGACGATTTTCTTGATGAATGCTATGCAGCCATTGACAGGATCAGGGCACATGCGGATTCCATTGGTGTGATCGTGGGTGGGCCGCAGCGCAACCCCGTGAAGGAAGGGAAGGACCTTTTCAATGCAGCCTGGTTCCTGTATGAAGGCGAAGTGAAGGCCGTGGTGCAGAAGACCTGCCTGCCCACCTATGATGTGTTTGACGAGTACCGCTATTTTGAACCCGCCTACGAATGGCAGGTGATTCCCTTCAAAGGCAAGCGGATTGCCCTTACCATTTGCGAGGATATCTGGGCGCTTAGTGAGAATCCACTTTATCGCATCCACCCGATGGACAAGCTGATGCCGCAGCAACCCGACCTGATGATCAATATTTCAGCTTCCCCCTTCGATTATGATCATGATGAGGACAGGAAGGAAGTGATCAGGGCGAATGTGGTGAAATATGGACTGCCCATGTTCTATTGTAATTGTGTGGGCTCGCAAACCGAGATCGTCTTCGACGGTGGCTCGGTGGTATATGACGATGGCGGCAACCTGGTTGCCGAACTGGGTTATTTTGAAGAGGATTTTTCGGTTGTGGATCTCAGTGACCTGAAAGGAAAGGCAGCCGCTGCCATTTCGCCCCAAAAGACCATGGATAAAGAGATGCGGGTGTCGAGGGTGAGCGATCCCAACCAGATCATCAATTTCCTGGTCAATGAAAACAATATTGCCCAGATCTACCAGGCACTGGTCCTTGGTATCCGCGATTATTTTGCCAAGATGGGCTTCACCAAGGCCATCCTGGGCAGCAGTGGTGGTATTGACAGCGCAGTGACCCTGGCCATTGCCTGCGATGCATTGGGGAAGGATAATGTAAGGGCCATCCTGATGCCTTCACAATTTTCAACCGATCATTCTGTCAGCGATGCGGAACAGTTGAGCCGCAACCTTGGCAATCCATATGATATCATCCCGATCAAGCCTGTATTTGACGCCTTCCTGGATTCATTAAAGCCGGTATTCGGTGACTTACCCTTTAGTGTAGCCGAAGAAAATATCCAGAGCAGGACAAGGGGAAACCTTGTCATGGCTATCGCCAATAAGTTCGGCTATATCCTCCTGAATACGTCCAATAAAAGCGAACTGGCAACGGGCTATGGCACCCTTTATGGCGATATGGCCGGGGGCCTGAGTGTGCTGGGTGATGTCTATAAAATGCAGGTCTATGCATTGGCCCGTCATATCAACAGGGAGAAGGAGATCATCCCCGTGAATATCATTACCAAGGCACCATCAGCAGAGTTGAGGCCGGGCCAGAAGGATAGTGACAGCCTGCCAGAGTATGATTTGCTGGATAAGGTCTTGTTCCAGTACATAGAACGCAGGCAGGGACCAAAGGAATTGATAGGCATGGGCATTGACGAAGCCCTGGTGAGAAGGGTACTGAAACTGGTGAATACCAATGAATACAAGAGGAACCAGTTCTGTCCCATTATCCGCGTAAGCAGCAAGGCATTTGGTGTTGGGCGCAGGATGCCGATCGTTGGTAAGTACCTGAGCTGA
- a CDS encoding YcxB family protein — MTVSISYDKKQVVQALRYHFFTRPEIRILVILINVFTIAAAILLYFKKIQPVSFLFFSTLWMALMLVIWRLLPNSVYKRSHTFQDHFDISFGNDAIVLSNERGSQSWPWQRFSKFIETPYFFHLYFDSRSFFLVPKDSFNSITDQQEIREMLKRRISVH, encoded by the coding sequence ATGACAGTCAGCATTTCATACGACAAGAAGCAGGTGGTTCAGGCACTGCGGTACCATTTCTTTACAAGGCCGGAGATCAGGATCCTCGTAATCCTGATCAATGTGTTTACCATTGCAGCTGCCATTCTGTTGTACTTCAAGAAGATCCAGCCTGTTTCTTTCCTGTTTTTCTCCACCTTGTGGATGGCCCTGATGCTGGTGATCTGGAGGCTGCTCCCGAACAGCGTGTACAAGCGTTCGCACACTTTCCAGGACCATTTCGATATCTCATTCGGCAACGATGCTATTGTCCTTTCCAATGAAAGGGGCAGCCAGTCCTGGCCATGGCAGCGGTTCAGCAAGTTTATTGAGACCCCTTATTTCTTCCATCTTTACTTTGACAGCAGGTCATTTTTCCTGGTGCCCAAAGATTCCTTCAACAGTATTACAGACCAGCAGGAGATACGCGAAATGCTGAAAAGAAGGATCAGCGTGCACTGA
- a CDS encoding alkaline phosphatase D family protein, producing the protein MKKWLIGLALVCSVTTVDAQGKKGIVAGPMMGQVELRTAKIWLEAGEDAKTVAVKYWKKGNPASANTRSFSFDAMAEFKPMQVEIGGLDFNTTYEYTILYNNKDLKQGGEFTTKDLWQWRKPAPDFSFLTGSCNYVNEPPFDRPGKPYGGDSSIFATMAKDKAAFMLWLGDNWYTREVDYASEWGMWYRASHDRSAPIMQSLLKAMPQFAIWDDHDYGPNDMGTTFHLRETAREVFKQYWANPSYGYDGKGIYTKFSYSDVDFFLLDDRTWRSEDRMPSNIYGQPNPEKRMLGVEQMNWLKQSLLYSNATFKVIVVGSQVLNPVSPFDKLANFPVEYNELMGFLEDQKVNGVMFLTGDRHHSEVIKVDRTNNYPLYDITVSPLTSGTHKFGGPEKDNPYRVFGLDQKQNYGRISVSGARGERKFTVAFVGVGGEALGEWSVSEKELKSR; encoded by the coding sequence ATGAAAAAATGGTTGATTGGATTAGCCCTGGTGTGCTCGGTTACCACCGTTGATGCACAAGGAAAAAAAGGAATAGTAGCCGGCCCCATGATGGGACAGGTAGAATTAAGGACTGCTAAGATCTGGCTGGAAGCCGGTGAAGATGCCAAAACAGTTGCGGTCAAATATTGGAAGAAAGGCAATCCGGCTTCGGCCAATACAAGGAGCTTCAGCTTTGATGCGATGGCGGAGTTCAAACCCATGCAGGTAGAGATCGGTGGCCTGGATTTCAATACCACCTACGAGTATACCATCCTGTACAACAACAAGGACCTCAAACAGGGCGGTGAGTTTACCACCAAGGACCTTTGGCAGTGGCGCAAACCCGCCCCTGACTTCAGTTTCCTTACCGGCAGTTGTAACTATGTGAATGAACCTCCATTCGATCGTCCGGGTAAGCCCTATGGTGGCGACTCTTCCATTTTTGCTACCATGGCAAAAGATAAAGCAGCTTTCATGTTATGGCTGGGCGATAACTGGTATACCCGTGAAGTGGATTATGCCAGTGAGTGGGGAATGTGGTACAGGGCCAGTCACGACAGGAGCGCCCCGATCATGCAATCCCTGTTAAAGGCCATGCCGCAATTTGCTATCTGGGATGACCATGATTACGGCCCGAATGATATGGGTACTACTTTTCACCTGAGGGAAACAGCCAGGGAGGTATTCAAGCAATATTGGGCCAACCCAAGCTACGGGTATGATGGCAAAGGCATCTATACCAAGTTCTCTTACAGTGATGTGGATTTCTTCCTGCTGGACGACAGGACATGGCGCAGTGAGGACAGGATGCCTTCTAACATATATGGTCAACCGAATCCGGAGAAGCGCATGTTGGGCGTTGAGCAAATGAATTGGCTGAAACAGTCCCTGTTATACAGCAACGCTACCTTTAAGGTGATCGTGGTAGGTAGCCAGGTGCTGAACCCGGTTTCCCCTTTTGATAAACTGGCCAACTTCCCGGTGGAGTACAATGAATTGATGGGATTCCTGGAAGACCAGAAGGTTAACGGTGTAATGTTCCTCACTGGCGATCGTCACCATAGCGAAGTGATAAAGGTGGACAGGACCAATAATTATCCCCTTTATGATATCACGGTTTCGCCCCTTACGTCCGGTACCCATAAATTCGGGGGACCTGAGAAGGATAATCCCTATAGGGTTTTCGGCCTGGACCAGAAGCAGAATTATGGCCGGATCTCGGTTAGTGGTGCCAGGGGGGAAAGGAAATTTACTGTTGCCTTTGTTGGGGTAGGGGGTGAGGCCCTGGGCGAATGGTCGGTTTCTGAAAAAGAACTTAAATCCAGGTAA
- a CDS encoding geranylgeranylglyceryl/heptaprenylglyceryl phosphate synthase, translated as MQRGIYQHIQEQKQAGKKSFAVLIDPDKVNPGNLGELTELAVSAGVDYFLVGGSLVISNHLDDCIQSIRQQCDIPVILFPGSPSQVSRYADALLYLSLISGRNPELLIGQHVISAPFVKQSGLEIMSTGYMVIDGGAPTTVSYISNATPIPSDKHEIALCTALAGEMLGMKLIYMDAGSGAKKPITEQMISAVAQQINIPLIVGGGITDPEKAYKNCKAGADIIVIGNAIEKDPSLIREMSAAIHSITVTV; from the coding sequence ATGCAGCGAGGCATTTACCAGCACATACAGGAACAAAAGCAGGCGGGAAAGAAATCATTTGCCGTACTCATTGACCCAGATAAGGTTAACCCGGGAAACCTGGGGGAGCTAACAGAGCTTGCCGTAAGCGCAGGGGTCGATTATTTCCTGGTGGGTGGTAGCCTGGTGATCTCCAATCACCTTGATGATTGCATCCAGTCGATCAGGCAACAGTGTGATATCCCCGTGATCCTTTTTCCCGGCAGCCCTTCACAGGTTTCCCGCTATGCTGATGCCCTCCTTTACCTTTCCCTGATCTCGGGAAGGAACCCGGAATTGCTGATTGGCCAGCATGTGATCAGTGCGCCATTTGTAAAGCAAAGCGGGCTGGAGATCATGAGCACAGGTTATATGGTGATCGATGGAGGTGCCCCTACCACCGTTTCCTATATCAGCAATGCCACACCCATTCCTTCCGATAAGCATGAGATAGCGCTATGCACTGCCCTTGCCGGTGAAATGCTAGGCATGAAGCTTATTTATATGGATGCCGGAAGCGGTGCCAAAAAGCCCATCACCGAGCAGATGATCAGTGCTGTGGCCCAACAGATCAACATTCCCCTCATCGTTGGCGGCGGCATCACCGATCCGGAGAAGGCCTATAAGAATTGTAAGGCTGGCGCCGATATCATTGTGATAGGCAATGCCATTGAAAAAGATCCCTCCCTTATCCGCGAGATGAGTGCCGCCATTCATTCCATCACCGTTACTGTATAA
- a CDS encoding LytR/AlgR family response regulator transcription factor produces the protein MIKAVLIDDERLARTELKKLLMDFPEIEVIGEAANAAEGIEKIESLQPDLVFLDIQMPGKTGFDMLSELDRAPHVIFTTAYDEYALKAFEVNALDYLLKPVEPKRLADAIHKLHMVEEKEANAPAVSSSRSLLSEHDQVFVKDGERCWFVKLSDIRLFESVGNYAKVFFGNNKPLILKSLNALEERLDEKVFFRANRKHIVNLRLIEKIEPYFNGGLLLELKGGEKIEVSRRQTVKFKEMMSL, from the coding sequence ATGATCAAGGCTGTTCTGATCGACGATGAACGTTTAGCCCGCACAGAATTGAAAAAGCTTTTGATGGATTTTCCCGAGATAGAAGTGATTGGCGAAGCTGCCAATGCTGCTGAAGGGATAGAGAAGATTGAATCCTTGCAACCCGACCTGGTCTTCCTGGATATCCAGATGCCGGGAAAGACGGGTTTCGATATGCTGAGCGAACTGGACCGCGCACCCCATGTGATCTTCACGACCGCATATGATGAATATGCCCTGAAAGCTTTTGAAGTCAATGCGCTCGATTACCTGCTCAAACCCGTAGAACCCAAGCGGCTTGCCGACGCCATCCATAAATTGCATATGGTGGAAGAGAAGGAGGCCAATGCACCTGCAGTGAGTTCCAGCAGGAGCCTGCTGAGTGAACATGACCAGGTGTTTGTGAAAGACGGCGAGCGTTGCTGGTTTGTGAAGCTGAGCGATATTCGGTTATTCGAGAGCGTTGGTAACTATGCCAAGGTATTCTTCGGCAATAACAAGCCGCTGATCCTGAAATCACTGAATGCACTGGAAGAACGTTTGGATGAGAAGGTTTTTTTCCGCGCTAACCGTAAACATATCGTCAACCTCCGACTGATCGAGAAGATCGAGCCCTATTTCAATGGTGGTCTGTTATTGGAATTGAAGGGAGGGGAGAAGATAGAAGTGAGCCGCAGGCAAACAGTGAAGTTCAAGGAAATGATGAGTCTGTAG